From one Streptomyces chromofuscus genomic stretch:
- a CDS encoding aldo/keto reductase → MRTVRLGNQGLTVSAQGFGAMGMSGAYGASDDEKESIATLNHAADLGITLFDTAESYGPFENERLLGRALGHRRDEILLATKFGLDFTDDGQPGPLDGRPEHIRRAVERSLRHLDTDRIDLYYMHRLDPKTPVEETIGGMAELVAAGKVRYIGLSEVSADTVRRAHAVHPLTAVQSEMSLFSRDLLESGIKQTLDELGIGLVAYSPIGRGFLSGAIRSVDDLEPDDSRRGLPRFSPENIAANLELVEHIRVVAEHHGATPAQVALAWVAAQQAVPIPGTKRRSYLAENAAAADLVLTAEDLASLDAVVRPDTVHGARYTPQQLASTNR, encoded by the coding sequence ATGAGAACGGTTCGACTGGGCAATCAGGGGCTGACCGTGTCGGCGCAGGGCTTCGGCGCGATGGGCATGAGCGGGGCGTACGGCGCGAGTGACGACGAGAAGGAGTCCATAGCCACCCTCAACCACGCCGCAGACCTCGGCATCACCCTGTTCGACACGGCCGAGTCCTACGGCCCCTTCGAGAACGAGCGGCTGCTGGGCCGGGCCCTGGGGCACCGGCGTGACGAGATACTGCTGGCGACCAAGTTCGGTCTCGACTTCACGGACGATGGTCAGCCCGGCCCCCTGGACGGCCGCCCCGAACACATCCGCCGCGCCGTCGAACGTTCCCTGCGGCACCTCGACACCGACCGCATCGACCTCTACTACATGCACCGCCTCGACCCGAAGACCCCGGTCGAAGAGACGATCGGCGGCATGGCCGAACTGGTCGCGGCGGGGAAGGTACGCTACATCGGCCTGTCCGAGGTGTCCGCGGACACCGTCCGCCGTGCGCACGCCGTGCACCCGCTCACCGCCGTGCAGTCGGAGATGTCGCTGTTCAGCCGGGACCTGCTGGAGTCCGGAATCAAACAGACCCTGGACGAGCTCGGCATCGGCCTGGTGGCCTACTCCCCCATCGGCCGGGGATTCCTCTCGGGTGCCATTCGCAGCGTGGACGACCTGGAACCCGACGACTCCCGCCGCGGACTTCCCCGGTTCTCCCCGGAGAACATCGCAGCCAACCTGGAACTCGTCGAGCACATCCGGGTCGTCGCCGAACACCATGGCGCGACCCCGGCGCAGGTGGCACTCGCCTGGGTGGCCGCGCAGCAGGCAGTGCCCATCCCCGGCACCAAGCGCCGCAGCTACCTCGCCGAGAACGCGGCCGCGGCCGACCTGGTGCTCACGGCGGAGGACCTGGCCTCACTGGACGCGGTTGTCCGCCCCGACACCGTGCATGGCGCCCGCTACACGCCGCAGCAACTCGCCTCCACCAACCGCTGA
- a CDS encoding RNA polymerase sigma factor, with protein MRQPPGGYEVARIGEDPEAFEAFYREHVQAVLRYATRRCRDPHAAADLVAEVFLAAISAAHGYRDELGSPVAWLYGIARNVAASEERRAARAWAAERRLAGRRLLDGDDIARLEERIDAERDYRALLADLAALPAGQRAVLESVAVDGLTVAEAATVLGITQVTARVRLHRARRALKCAPETTVLESAPPFSSLMEA; from the coding sequence GTGAGGCAACCGCCGGGCGGTTATGAGGTGGCGAGGATCGGAGAGGATCCGGAAGCGTTCGAGGCGTTCTACCGCGAGCACGTGCAGGCTGTGCTGCGGTACGCCACTCGGCGCTGCCGTGATCCGCATGCCGCGGCCGACCTGGTCGCCGAGGTGTTCCTGGCGGCCATCTCCGCGGCCCACGGCTACCGGGACGAACTGGGCAGCCCGGTCGCGTGGCTGTACGGCATCGCCCGTAACGTCGCGGCCTCCGAGGAACGGCGCGCCGCTCGGGCGTGGGCCGCCGAACGGCGGCTCGCCGGCCGTCGTTTGCTGGATGGCGACGACATCGCCCGGCTGGAGGAGCGAATCGACGCCGAACGTGATTACCGCGCACTGCTGGCAGACCTGGCCGCGCTGCCGGCGGGCCAGCGGGCCGTACTCGAGTCGGTCGCGGTGGACGGGCTGACCGTCGCCGAGGCCGCCACGGTGCTCGGGATCACCCAGGTGACCGCCCGGGTTCGGCTGCACCGCGCCCGGCGCGCCCTCAAGTGTGCGCCTGAGACGACAGTTCTGGAGTCTGCTCCACCCTTCTCGTCCCTGATGGAGGCCTGA